In the Drosophila virilis strain 15010-1051.87 chromosome 4, Dvir_AGI_RSII-ME, whole genome shotgun sequence genome, AggataacaataatatttggtAATATATTCAAGATGAGATCACAGCGATCCATCGAgttttgttatgttttgttAATGATAGCTGTGCTCATGTCCACCGTATGAATGTTCATAGCCTGCATCGTGTCCAGCATAGTGTCCAGCATCATGTCCAGCATCGTGTCCGGTTCCGTGCTCTTGATTCAAGGTAAAGCTGTGAGAGCTAGATCCATGGTGACCACCTTCATGGCCGTGAGAGTGGTAATCCTCATGACCATGGCCGGAGTAGCCAGAACTGCCGGAATCGGAATGTTCCTCGAAGTCAACCTTGCCGCCCTTATAGCCGCTGTGACCATGTGCCTGGTGTGCGGGCACGAAATGATGCAGCTTCTCGCGGTGGACTTGGGCCTCGAAGCCCTTGTGCTTGTCAGCCGTGTAGTGGACAGTACGCTTGTGACCATCGGCATCGATCAACTCATAGTGTCCAGTCACCTTGTGGCCATCACGATGTTCGCTGTGCTCTTTGACATCGCCTGTCTTGTGATCCTTGACACCATAGTTGAAATTGTATTCGGCATGGGAGTCATGGTGATCGTCATGATGTTCGTGATGGTGGTGGCCTGCTCCCTCATGATGGTCGTCGTGAGACACCAGGTGCACTGAGGCGTGAC is a window encoding:
- the Cpr35B gene encoding pro-resilin, coding for MAFKIFAVCALLACVVVRAAPFHGGATSHASVHLVSHDDHHEGAGHHHHEHHDDHHDSHAEYNFNYGVKDHKTGDVKEHSEHRDGHKVTGHYELIDADGHKRTVHYTADKHKGFEAQVHREKLHHFVPAHQAHGHSGYKGGKVDFEEHSDSGSSGYSGHGHEDYHSHGHEGGHHGSSSHSFTLNQEHGTGHDAGHDAGHYAGHDAGYEHSYGGHEHSYH